A stretch of the Macadamia integrifolia cultivar HAES 741 unplaced genomic scaffold, SCU_Mint_v3 scaffold726, whole genome shotgun sequence genome encodes the following:
- the LOC122069841 gene encoding uncharacterized protein LOC122069841 isoform X1: protein MFPLFQISTHREAMKKISEIHIKDHFQTRKSPSTRGFNGGLSSKSLSSSWIFHEQAPKDTRRVKRVRFTDPDTVYQYNCKPDASSIPSKGTQSKKFDDPKTSEYAFYKRLRVGTERNFHFHNQDGQLKKVEASNCSGVMTFGNSYHPVVDHLAKYRCEDVRPLLPVMVTPTELRSSLCLGEASKNQVTVTIPSKHLEAPHNSHEEIFPRKRRKLCQWVAETSSLDVDEISSKGYDVVSVLLQRLVPQSNASKRCMPPSSRYKGLTTRSQLIASSNSDTHFGEHPWTPTPSMHFIEPTSGLCLDDDTSECRSNKYGVVTSLQWDTVNSETLSTRNEDIFDSQWGILDSDSLSTRNADRFDLQYRKVQPYCASDDENATDLHTKMKPCWFTDMEKDSLKRNGSLPPDQVLSTKSQLIASSDSDMHFEELPWTPTPSMHFIEPTAGQHLDDDKSERQSNKSGVITSSQWDSTNYATLSTRNTDKFDSQWDILNSDSLSTRNADIFDVQYRKVQPYCASDDENATVLQTEMKPCWFTDMDRDSLKRNGSLLQDQVPIPSKLEYSLQNSFSSLWDSPNFGPSDNLSFPALDEFHKKKEFAIGIEHLTQFLDHNDGDSCNSVVKASPIRTILLRDDHEQCLRKFDAIGLDSLPFPAIHHSASMNSLLDFWSERFHNQAIGRSFEENNCSVAMMNGLPLTFSCYQSYLSQGCRLLGNYRGNGLFNCPHTRHSFTSQVFREKLCPNVDTLVQPSGLDSDFGCKSLLMNDSLGEHQSSVSPNCRFNGMQTQDVSSPILTEEQSKWSVDDSSETEMGSHFAEEIFNVHDSSSSNFRISLKRESALSLLFDKSSSGWM, encoded by the exons ATGTTCCCACTCTTTCAAATTTCAACGCATAGAGAAGCGATGAAGAAAATCTCAGAAATTCACATTAAAGATCACTTCCAGACTCGAAAATCTCCAAGTACGAGAGGCTTTAATGGAGGTTTGAGCTCTAAAAGTTTGTCTTCTTCCTGGATTTTTCATGAACAAGCTCCAAAAG ATACGAGAAGAGTGAAAAGAGTAAGATTTACAGATCCTGATACTGTTTACCAATACAATTGCAAGCCTGATGCTTCATCAATACCTTCCAAAGGAACACAGAGTAAAAAAT TTGATGATCCAAAAACTTCAGAGTATGCATTTTATAAAAGACTAAGGGTAGGTACAGAACGGAATTTTCACTTTCATAATCAGGATGGTCAATTGAAGAAAGTTGAAGCAAGTAATTGTTCAGGAG TCATGACTTTTGGTAATTCCTACCATCCAGTGGTGGATCACTTGGCCAAATACAGATGTGAAGATGTGAGACCGCTGTTGCCAGTTATGGTTACACCCACAGAATTAAGGTCATCCCTTTGCTTAGGTGAAGCCTCAAAGAACCAAG TCACAGTAACAATTCCCTCAAAGCATTTAGAGGCCCCCCATAACAGCCACGAGGAAATCTTTCCTAGAAAGCGACGGAAATTATGTCAGTGGGTTGCAGAGACATCATCTCTTGATGTTGATGAGATCTCTTCAAAGGG GTATGATGTGGTTTCAGTGCTCCTTCAGCGGCTGGTCCCTCAGAGCAATGCAAGCAAA agATGCATGCCTCCAAGTTCAAGGTATAAGGGATTGACTACCAGATCTCAGTTGATTGCTTCTTCTAACTCAGATACGCACTTTGGGGAGCACCCTTGGACCCCAACTCCAAGTATGCACTTCATTGAACCTACATCTGGGCTATGTTTGGATGATGATACATCAGAATGTCGATCTAACAAGTATGGGGTGGTTACTAGCTTACAATGGGATACTGTGAATTCTGAGACTCTCTCAACTAGGAATGAGGATATATTTGATTCACAATGGGGTATTCTGGACTCTGACTCTCTTTCAACTAGGAATGCTGACAGATTTGATCTCCAATACAGGAAGGTGCAACCTTATTGTGCTTCAGATGATGAAAATGCTACAGATTTGCACACTAAGATGAAACCATGCTGGTTTACTGATATGGAAAAAGATTCACTCAAAAGAAATGGATCTCTTCCTCCGGATCAAGTATTGAGTACCAAATCTCAGTTAATTGCTTCTTCTGACTCAGATATGCACTTTGAGGAGCTTCCTTGGACCCCAACTCCAAGTATGCACTTCATTGAACCTACAGCTGGGCAACATTTGGATGATGATAAATCAGAACGTCAGTCTAACAAGTCCGGGGTGATTACTAGCTCACAATGGGATTCTACAAACTATGCGACTCTCTCAACTAGGAACACTGACAAATTTGACTCGCAATGGGATATTCTGAACTCAGACTCTCTTTCAACTAGGAATGCTGATATATTTGATGTCCAATACAGGAAGGTGCAACCTTATTGTGCTTCAGACGATGAAAATGCTACCGTTTTGCAGACTGAGATGAAACCATGCTGGTTTACTGATATGGATAGAGATTCACTCAAAAGAAATGGATCTCTTCTGCAGGATCAAGTACCAATACCATCCAAACTGGAGTACTCTTTGCAAAAcagtttttcttctctttgggaCTCCCCAAACTTTGGCCCAAGTGACAACTTGAGTTTTCCTGCACTGGatgaatttcataaaaaaaaagaatttgcaATAGGAATTGAGCACCTTACTCAATTTCTAGATCATAATGATGGTGATTCATGCAATTCAGTGGTAAAGGCGAGTCCCATTAGGACAATTTTATTAAGAGACGATCATGAGCAGTGTCTGAGAAAATTTGACGCAATTGGATTGGACTCTTTACCTTTCCCGGCCATCCATCATTCTGCAAGCATGAATTCTTTATTGGACTTCTGGTCAGAAAGATTTCACAACCAGGCTATTGGAAGATCCTTTGAAGAAAATAATTGTTCAGTTGCAATGATGAACGGTCTTCCATTAACTTTCTCTTGTTATCAGAGCTACCTCTCTCAAGGCTGCAGGTTGCTTGGAAATTATAGAGGCAATGGTCTCTTCAATTGTCCACATACTCGTCACAGCTTTACAAGCCAAGTTTTTAGGGAGAAGCTTTGTCCAAATGTTGATACTCTTGTACAACCTTCTGGACTGGATTCTGATTTTGGATGTAAAAGTTTGTTAATGAATGATTCTCTTGGAGAACATCAATCATCAGTCTCTCCTAATTGCAGATTTAACGGAATGCAGACTCAAGATGTATCCTCTCCCATTCTTactgaggaacaaagcaagtgGAGCGTGGATGACTCGAGTGAAACTGAAATGGGAAGTCATTTTGCTGAGGAAATATTTAATGTACACGATTCATCATCCTCAAATTTCAGGATCTCTCTGAAAAGGGAGAGTGCCCTCTCACTCTTATTCGACAAATCTAGCTCTGGATGGATGTAA
- the LOC122069841 gene encoding uncharacterized protein LOC122069841 isoform X4 yields the protein MFPLFQISTHREAMKKISEIHIKDHFQTRKSPSTRGFNGGLSSKSLSSSWIFHEQAPKDTRRVKRVRFTDPDTVYQYNCKPDASSIPSKGTQSKKFDDPKTSEYAFYKRLRVGTERNFHFHNQDGQLKKVEASNCSGVMTFGNSYHPVVDHLAKYRCEDVRPLLPVMVTPTELRSSLCLGEASKNQVTVTIPSKHLEAPHNSHEEIFPRKRRKLCQWVAETSSLDVDEISSKGYDVVSVLLQRLVPQSNASKRCMPPSSRKVQPYCASDDENATDLHTKMKPCWFTDMEKDSLKRNGSLPPDQVLSTKSQLIASSDSDMHFEELPWTPTPSMHFIEPTAGQHLDDDKSERQSNKSGVITSSQWDSTNYATLSTRNTDKFDSQWDILNSDSLSTRNADIFDVQYRKVQPYCASDDENATVLQTEMKPCWFTDMDRDSLKRNGSLLQDQVPIPSKLEYSLQNSFSSLWDSPNFGPSDNLSFPALDEFHKKKEFAIGIEHLTQFLDHNDGDSCNSVVKASPIRTILLRDDHEQCLRKFDAIGLDSLPFPAIHHSASMNSLLDFWSERFHNQAIGRSFEENNCSVAMMNGLPLTFSCYQSYLSQGCRLLGNYRGNGLFNCPHTRHSFTSQVFREKLCPNVDTLVQPSGLDSDFGCKSLLMNDSLGEHQSSVSPNCRFNGMQTQDVSSPILTEEQSKWSVDDSSETEMGSHFAEEIFNVHDSSSSNFRISLKRESALSLLFDKSSSGWM from the exons ATGTTCCCACTCTTTCAAATTTCAACGCATAGAGAAGCGATGAAGAAAATCTCAGAAATTCACATTAAAGATCACTTCCAGACTCGAAAATCTCCAAGTACGAGAGGCTTTAATGGAGGTTTGAGCTCTAAAAGTTTGTCTTCTTCCTGGATTTTTCATGAACAAGCTCCAAAAG ATACGAGAAGAGTGAAAAGAGTAAGATTTACAGATCCTGATACTGTTTACCAATACAATTGCAAGCCTGATGCTTCATCAATACCTTCCAAAGGAACACAGAGTAAAAAAT TTGATGATCCAAAAACTTCAGAGTATGCATTTTATAAAAGACTAAGGGTAGGTACAGAACGGAATTTTCACTTTCATAATCAGGATGGTCAATTGAAGAAAGTTGAAGCAAGTAATTGTTCAGGAG TCATGACTTTTGGTAATTCCTACCATCCAGTGGTGGATCACTTGGCCAAATACAGATGTGAAGATGTGAGACCGCTGTTGCCAGTTATGGTTACACCCACAGAATTAAGGTCATCCCTTTGCTTAGGTGAAGCCTCAAAGAACCAAG TCACAGTAACAATTCCCTCAAAGCATTTAGAGGCCCCCCATAACAGCCACGAGGAAATCTTTCCTAGAAAGCGACGGAAATTATGTCAGTGGGTTGCAGAGACATCATCTCTTGATGTTGATGAGATCTCTTCAAAGGG GTATGATGTGGTTTCAGTGCTCCTTCAGCGGCTGGTCCCTCAGAGCAATGCAAGCAAA agATGCATGCCTCCAAGTTCAAG GAAGGTGCAACCTTATTGTGCTTCAGATGATGAAAATGCTACAGATTTGCACACTAAGATGAAACCATGCTGGTTTACTGATATGGAAAAAGATTCACTCAAAAGAAATGGATCTCTTCCTCCGGATCAAGTATTGAGTACCAAATCTCAGTTAATTGCTTCTTCTGACTCAGATATGCACTTTGAGGAGCTTCCTTGGACCCCAACTCCAAGTATGCACTTCATTGAACCTACAGCTGGGCAACATTTGGATGATGATAAATCAGAACGTCAGTCTAACAAGTCCGGGGTGATTACTAGCTCACAATGGGATTCTACAAACTATGCGACTCTCTCAACTAGGAACACTGACAAATTTGACTCGCAATGGGATATTCTGAACTCAGACTCTCTTTCAACTAGGAATGCTGATATATTTGATGTCCAATACAGGAAGGTGCAACCTTATTGTGCTTCAGACGATGAAAATGCTACCGTTTTGCAGACTGAGATGAAACCATGCTGGTTTACTGATATGGATAGAGATTCACTCAAAAGAAATGGATCTCTTCTGCAGGATCAAGTACCAATACCATCCAAACTGGAGTACTCTTTGCAAAAcagtttttcttctctttgggaCTCCCCAAACTTTGGCCCAAGTGACAACTTGAGTTTTCCTGCACTGGatgaatttcataaaaaaaaagaatttgcaATAGGAATTGAGCACCTTACTCAATTTCTAGATCATAATGATGGTGATTCATGCAATTCAGTGGTAAAGGCGAGTCCCATTAGGACAATTTTATTAAGAGACGATCATGAGCAGTGTCTGAGAAAATTTGACGCAATTGGATTGGACTCTTTACCTTTCCCGGCCATCCATCATTCTGCAAGCATGAATTCTTTATTGGACTTCTGGTCAGAAAGATTTCACAACCAGGCTATTGGAAGATCCTTTGAAGAAAATAATTGTTCAGTTGCAATGATGAACGGTCTTCCATTAACTTTCTCTTGTTATCAGAGCTACCTCTCTCAAGGCTGCAGGTTGCTTGGAAATTATAGAGGCAATGGTCTCTTCAATTGTCCACATACTCGTCACAGCTTTACAAGCCAAGTTTTTAGGGAGAAGCTTTGTCCAAATGTTGATACTCTTGTACAACCTTCTGGACTGGATTCTGATTTTGGATGTAAAAGTTTGTTAATGAATGATTCTCTTGGAGAACATCAATCATCAGTCTCTCCTAATTGCAGATTTAACGGAATGCAGACTCAAGATGTATCCTCTCCCATTCTTactgaggaacaaagcaagtgGAGCGTGGATGACTCGAGTGAAACTGAAATGGGAAGTCATTTTGCTGAGGAAATATTTAATGTACACGATTCATCATCCTCAAATTTCAGGATCTCTCTGAAAAGGGAGAGTGCCCTCTCACTCTTATTCGACAAATCTAGCTCTGGATGGATGTAA
- the LOC122069841 gene encoding uncharacterized protein LOC122069841 isoform X3 — protein MFPLFQISTHREAMKKISEIHIKDHFQTRKSPSTRGFNGDTRRVKRVRFTDPDTVYQYNCKPDASSIPSKGTQSKKFDDPKTSEYAFYKRLRVGTERNFHFHNQDGQLKKVEASNCSGVMTFGNSYHPVVDHLAKYRCEDVRPLLPVMVTPTELRSSLCLGEASKNQVTVTIPSKHLEAPHNSHEEIFPRKRRKLCQWVAETSSLDVDEISSKGYDVVSVLLQRLVPQSNASKRCMPPSSRYKGLTTRSQLIASSNSDTHFGEHPWTPTPSMHFIEPTSGLCLDDDTSECRSNKYGVVTSLQWDTVNSETLSTRNEDIFDSQWGILDSDSLSTRNADRFDLQYRKVQPYCASDDENATDLHTKMKPCWFTDMEKDSLKRNGSLPPDQVLSTKSQLIASSDSDMHFEELPWTPTPSMHFIEPTAGQHLDDDKSERQSNKSGVITSSQWDSTNYATLSTRNTDKFDSQWDILNSDSLSTRNADIFDVQYRKVQPYCASDDENATVLQTEMKPCWFTDMDRDSLKRNGSLLQDQVPIPSKLEYSLQNSFSSLWDSPNFGPSDNLSFPALDEFHKKKEFAIGIEHLTQFLDHNDGDSCNSVVKASPIRTILLRDDHEQCLRKFDAIGLDSLPFPAIHHSASMNSLLDFWSERFHNQAIGRSFEENNCSVAMMNGLPLTFSCYQSYLSQGCRLLGNYRGNGLFNCPHTRHSFTSQVFREKLCPNVDTLVQPSGLDSDFGCKSLLMNDSLGEHQSSVSPNCRFNGMQTQDVSSPILTEEQSKWSVDDSSETEMGSHFAEEIFNVHDSSSSNFRISLKRESALSLLFDKSSSGWM, from the exons ATGTTCCCACTCTTTCAAATTTCAACGCATAGAGAAGCGATGAAGAAAATCTCAGAAATTCACATTAAAGATCACTTCCAGACTCGAAAATCTCCAAGTACGAGAGGCTTTAATGGAG ATACGAGAAGAGTGAAAAGAGTAAGATTTACAGATCCTGATACTGTTTACCAATACAATTGCAAGCCTGATGCTTCATCAATACCTTCCAAAGGAACACAGAGTAAAAAAT TTGATGATCCAAAAACTTCAGAGTATGCATTTTATAAAAGACTAAGGGTAGGTACAGAACGGAATTTTCACTTTCATAATCAGGATGGTCAATTGAAGAAAGTTGAAGCAAGTAATTGTTCAGGAG TCATGACTTTTGGTAATTCCTACCATCCAGTGGTGGATCACTTGGCCAAATACAGATGTGAAGATGTGAGACCGCTGTTGCCAGTTATGGTTACACCCACAGAATTAAGGTCATCCCTTTGCTTAGGTGAAGCCTCAAAGAACCAAG TCACAGTAACAATTCCCTCAAAGCATTTAGAGGCCCCCCATAACAGCCACGAGGAAATCTTTCCTAGAAAGCGACGGAAATTATGTCAGTGGGTTGCAGAGACATCATCTCTTGATGTTGATGAGATCTCTTCAAAGGG GTATGATGTGGTTTCAGTGCTCCTTCAGCGGCTGGTCCCTCAGAGCAATGCAAGCAAA agATGCATGCCTCCAAGTTCAAGGTATAAGGGATTGACTACCAGATCTCAGTTGATTGCTTCTTCTAACTCAGATACGCACTTTGGGGAGCACCCTTGGACCCCAACTCCAAGTATGCACTTCATTGAACCTACATCTGGGCTATGTTTGGATGATGATACATCAGAATGTCGATCTAACAAGTATGGGGTGGTTACTAGCTTACAATGGGATACTGTGAATTCTGAGACTCTCTCAACTAGGAATGAGGATATATTTGATTCACAATGGGGTATTCTGGACTCTGACTCTCTTTCAACTAGGAATGCTGACAGATTTGATCTCCAATACAGGAAGGTGCAACCTTATTGTGCTTCAGATGATGAAAATGCTACAGATTTGCACACTAAGATGAAACCATGCTGGTTTACTGATATGGAAAAAGATTCACTCAAAAGAAATGGATCTCTTCCTCCGGATCAAGTATTGAGTACCAAATCTCAGTTAATTGCTTCTTCTGACTCAGATATGCACTTTGAGGAGCTTCCTTGGACCCCAACTCCAAGTATGCACTTCATTGAACCTACAGCTGGGCAACATTTGGATGATGATAAATCAGAACGTCAGTCTAACAAGTCCGGGGTGATTACTAGCTCACAATGGGATTCTACAAACTATGCGACTCTCTCAACTAGGAACACTGACAAATTTGACTCGCAATGGGATATTCTGAACTCAGACTCTCTTTCAACTAGGAATGCTGATATATTTGATGTCCAATACAGGAAGGTGCAACCTTATTGTGCTTCAGACGATGAAAATGCTACCGTTTTGCAGACTGAGATGAAACCATGCTGGTTTACTGATATGGATAGAGATTCACTCAAAAGAAATGGATCTCTTCTGCAGGATCAAGTACCAATACCATCCAAACTGGAGTACTCTTTGCAAAAcagtttttcttctctttgggaCTCCCCAAACTTTGGCCCAAGTGACAACTTGAGTTTTCCTGCACTGGatgaatttcataaaaaaaaagaatttgcaATAGGAATTGAGCACCTTACTCAATTTCTAGATCATAATGATGGTGATTCATGCAATTCAGTGGTAAAGGCGAGTCCCATTAGGACAATTTTATTAAGAGACGATCATGAGCAGTGTCTGAGAAAATTTGACGCAATTGGATTGGACTCTTTACCTTTCCCGGCCATCCATCATTCTGCAAGCATGAATTCTTTATTGGACTTCTGGTCAGAAAGATTTCACAACCAGGCTATTGGAAGATCCTTTGAAGAAAATAATTGTTCAGTTGCAATGATGAACGGTCTTCCATTAACTTTCTCTTGTTATCAGAGCTACCTCTCTCAAGGCTGCAGGTTGCTTGGAAATTATAGAGGCAATGGTCTCTTCAATTGTCCACATACTCGTCACAGCTTTACAAGCCAAGTTTTTAGGGAGAAGCTTTGTCCAAATGTTGATACTCTTGTACAACCTTCTGGACTGGATTCTGATTTTGGATGTAAAAGTTTGTTAATGAATGATTCTCTTGGAGAACATCAATCATCAGTCTCTCCTAATTGCAGATTTAACGGAATGCAGACTCAAGATGTATCCTCTCCCATTCTTactgaggaacaaagcaagtgGAGCGTGGATGACTCGAGTGAAACTGAAATGGGAAGTCATTTTGCTGAGGAAATATTTAATGTACACGATTCATCATCCTCAAATTTCAGGATCTCTCTGAAAAGGGAGAGTGCCCTCTCACTCTTATTCGACAAATCTAGCTCTGGATGGATGTAA
- the LOC122069841 gene encoding uncharacterized protein LOC122069841 isoform X2, whose protein sequence is MFPLFQISTHREAMKKISEIHIKDHFQTRKSPSTRGFNGGLSSKSLSSSWIFHEQAPKDTRRVKRVRFTDPDTVYQYNCKPDASSIPSKGTQSKKFDDPKTSEYAFYKRLRVGTERNFHFHNQDGQLKKVEASNCSGVVDHLAKYRCEDVRPLLPVMVTPTELRSSLCLGEASKNQVTVTIPSKHLEAPHNSHEEIFPRKRRKLCQWVAETSSLDVDEISSKGYDVVSVLLQRLVPQSNASKRCMPPSSRYKGLTTRSQLIASSNSDTHFGEHPWTPTPSMHFIEPTSGLCLDDDTSECRSNKYGVVTSLQWDTVNSETLSTRNEDIFDSQWGILDSDSLSTRNADRFDLQYRKVQPYCASDDENATDLHTKMKPCWFTDMEKDSLKRNGSLPPDQVLSTKSQLIASSDSDMHFEELPWTPTPSMHFIEPTAGQHLDDDKSERQSNKSGVITSSQWDSTNYATLSTRNTDKFDSQWDILNSDSLSTRNADIFDVQYRKVQPYCASDDENATVLQTEMKPCWFTDMDRDSLKRNGSLLQDQVPIPSKLEYSLQNSFSSLWDSPNFGPSDNLSFPALDEFHKKKEFAIGIEHLTQFLDHNDGDSCNSVVKASPIRTILLRDDHEQCLRKFDAIGLDSLPFPAIHHSASMNSLLDFWSERFHNQAIGRSFEENNCSVAMMNGLPLTFSCYQSYLSQGCRLLGNYRGNGLFNCPHTRHSFTSQVFREKLCPNVDTLVQPSGLDSDFGCKSLLMNDSLGEHQSSVSPNCRFNGMQTQDVSSPILTEEQSKWSVDDSSETEMGSHFAEEIFNVHDSSSSNFRISLKRESALSLLFDKSSSGWM, encoded by the exons ATGTTCCCACTCTTTCAAATTTCAACGCATAGAGAAGCGATGAAGAAAATCTCAGAAATTCACATTAAAGATCACTTCCAGACTCGAAAATCTCCAAGTACGAGAGGCTTTAATGGAGGTTTGAGCTCTAAAAGTTTGTCTTCTTCCTGGATTTTTCATGAACAAGCTCCAAAAG ATACGAGAAGAGTGAAAAGAGTAAGATTTACAGATCCTGATACTGTTTACCAATACAATTGCAAGCCTGATGCTTCATCAATACCTTCCAAAGGAACACAGAGTAAAAAAT TTGATGATCCAAAAACTTCAGAGTATGCATTTTATAAAAGACTAAGGGTAGGTACAGAACGGAATTTTCACTTTCATAATCAGGATGGTCAATTGAAGAAAGTTGAAGCAAGTAATTGTTCAGGAG TGGTGGATCACTTGGCCAAATACAGATGTGAAGATGTGAGACCGCTGTTGCCAGTTATGGTTACACCCACAGAATTAAGGTCATCCCTTTGCTTAGGTGAAGCCTCAAAGAACCAAG TCACAGTAACAATTCCCTCAAAGCATTTAGAGGCCCCCCATAACAGCCACGAGGAAATCTTTCCTAGAAAGCGACGGAAATTATGTCAGTGGGTTGCAGAGACATCATCTCTTGATGTTGATGAGATCTCTTCAAAGGG GTATGATGTGGTTTCAGTGCTCCTTCAGCGGCTGGTCCCTCAGAGCAATGCAAGCAAA agATGCATGCCTCCAAGTTCAAGGTATAAGGGATTGACTACCAGATCTCAGTTGATTGCTTCTTCTAACTCAGATACGCACTTTGGGGAGCACCCTTGGACCCCAACTCCAAGTATGCACTTCATTGAACCTACATCTGGGCTATGTTTGGATGATGATACATCAGAATGTCGATCTAACAAGTATGGGGTGGTTACTAGCTTACAATGGGATACTGTGAATTCTGAGACTCTCTCAACTAGGAATGAGGATATATTTGATTCACAATGGGGTATTCTGGACTCTGACTCTCTTTCAACTAGGAATGCTGACAGATTTGATCTCCAATACAGGAAGGTGCAACCTTATTGTGCTTCAGATGATGAAAATGCTACAGATTTGCACACTAAGATGAAACCATGCTGGTTTACTGATATGGAAAAAGATTCACTCAAAAGAAATGGATCTCTTCCTCCGGATCAAGTATTGAGTACCAAATCTCAGTTAATTGCTTCTTCTGACTCAGATATGCACTTTGAGGAGCTTCCTTGGACCCCAACTCCAAGTATGCACTTCATTGAACCTACAGCTGGGCAACATTTGGATGATGATAAATCAGAACGTCAGTCTAACAAGTCCGGGGTGATTACTAGCTCACAATGGGATTCTACAAACTATGCGACTCTCTCAACTAGGAACACTGACAAATTTGACTCGCAATGGGATATTCTGAACTCAGACTCTCTTTCAACTAGGAATGCTGATATATTTGATGTCCAATACAGGAAGGTGCAACCTTATTGTGCTTCAGACGATGAAAATGCTACCGTTTTGCAGACTGAGATGAAACCATGCTGGTTTACTGATATGGATAGAGATTCACTCAAAAGAAATGGATCTCTTCTGCAGGATCAAGTACCAATACCATCCAAACTGGAGTACTCTTTGCAAAAcagtttttcttctctttgggaCTCCCCAAACTTTGGCCCAAGTGACAACTTGAGTTTTCCTGCACTGGatgaatttcataaaaaaaaagaatttgcaATAGGAATTGAGCACCTTACTCAATTTCTAGATCATAATGATGGTGATTCATGCAATTCAGTGGTAAAGGCGAGTCCCATTAGGACAATTTTATTAAGAGACGATCATGAGCAGTGTCTGAGAAAATTTGACGCAATTGGATTGGACTCTTTACCTTTCCCGGCCATCCATCATTCTGCAAGCATGAATTCTTTATTGGACTTCTGGTCAGAAAGATTTCACAACCAGGCTATTGGAAGATCCTTTGAAGAAAATAATTGTTCAGTTGCAATGATGAACGGTCTTCCATTAACTTTCTCTTGTTATCAGAGCTACCTCTCTCAAGGCTGCAGGTTGCTTGGAAATTATAGAGGCAATGGTCTCTTCAATTGTCCACATACTCGTCACAGCTTTACAAGCCAAGTTTTTAGGGAGAAGCTTTGTCCAAATGTTGATACTCTTGTACAACCTTCTGGACTGGATTCTGATTTTGGATGTAAAAGTTTGTTAATGAATGATTCTCTTGGAGAACATCAATCATCAGTCTCTCCTAATTGCAGATTTAACGGAATGCAGACTCAAGATGTATCCTCTCCCATTCTTactgaggaacaaagcaagtgGAGCGTGGATGACTCGAGTGAAACTGAAATGGGAAGTCATTTTGCTGAGGAAATATTTAATGTACACGATTCATCATCCTCAAATTTCAGGATCTCTCTGAAAAGGGAGAGTGCCCTCTCACTCTTATTCGACAAATCTAGCTCTGGATGGATGTAA